A genomic window from Clostridium aceticum includes:
- the map gene encoding type I methionyl aminopeptidase codes for MIYMKSRQEIEIMRRAGKIVAEAHELLKEAIKPGVTTKELDTIAEEHIRKRGATPAFKGYGGFPASICTSINHEVVHGIPGLKRLEDGDIISIDIGALYEGYYGDAAKTHAVGKISEEAEKLIKITRESFYEGLKYAFEGNRLSDISHAIQTYVEKEGFSVVRNYVGHGIGTKMHEEPQVPNYGPPGKGPRLQSGMVLAIEPMINAGTYEVKVLSDGWTVITLDGKYSAHYEHTIAITKGEPEILTVL; via the coding sequence ATGATCTACATGAAGTCTCGTCAGGAAATTGAAATAATGCGTAGGGCTGGAAAAATTGTAGCAGAAGCTCATGAGCTATTGAAAGAGGCAATTAAACCAGGAGTAACAACAAAGGAATTAGATACTATAGCAGAAGAACATATAAGAAAAAGAGGTGCTACTCCTGCCTTCAAAGGATATGGAGGTTTTCCAGCTAGTATATGTACGTCAATCAATCACGAAGTAGTGCATGGAATTCCTGGATTAAAAAGATTAGAAGATGGCGATATTATTAGTATAGATATTGGTGCACTTTATGAAGGTTATTATGGAGATGCTGCCAAGACTCATGCTGTTGGAAAGATTAGTGAAGAGGCAGAAAAATTAATAAAGATAACCAGAGAAAGCTTTTACGAAGGACTGAAATATGCCTTTGAAGGGAACCGGTTATCGGATATTTCTCATGCTATTCAAACTTACGTAGAGAAAGAAGGATTTTCTGTTGTTAGAAACTATGTAGGTCATGGCATCGGCACAAAGATGCATGAAGAACCCCAGGTACCAAACTATGGACCGCCGGGAAAAGGGCCAAGACTTCAAAGTGGGATGGTTTTAGCTATAGAACCGATGATCAACGCAGGAACCTACGAAGTGAAGGTGTTATCTGATGGATGGACTGTGATAACACTGGATGGGAAATACTCTGCTCATTATGAACATACTATCGCTATTACAAAAGGAGAACCTGAAATCTTGACGGTTCTGTAG
- the rpsM gene encoding 30S ribosomal protein S13, producing MARIAGVDLPRDKRVEIGLTYIYGIGRKTSNDILATAGVNPDTRVKNLTEEEVNALRKAIDESHQVEGDLRREISLNIKRLKEIRCYRGIRHIKGLPVRGQKTKTNARTRKGPKKTVGRKKKK from the coding sequence ATGGCCAGAATTGCTGGTGTTGACTTACCAAGAGATAAAAGAGTAGAAATTGGCTTAACTTATATATATGGTATTGGCAGAAAAACTTCTAATGATATATTAGCTACTGCTGGTGTTAACCCTGATACAAGAGTAAAGAACTTAACAGAAGAAGAAGTCAATGCATTAAGAAAAGCTATTGATGAAAGTCATCAGGTTGAAGGGGATTTAAGAAGAGAAATTTCTTTAAACATCAAGAGATTAAAAGAAATTAGATGCTATAGAGGAATCCGTCATATTAAAGGATTGCCTGTAAGAGGACAAAAAACTAAGACAAACGCTCGTACTAGAAAAGGTCCTAAGAAAACCGTCGGACGTAAGAAAAAGAAATAG
- the rpsK gene encoding 30S ribosomal protein S11 translates to MAKVAKRKTTRKKRERKNIERGQAHIQSTFNNSIVTLTDTQGNTIAWASAGQLGFKGSRKSTPFAAQMAAETAAKSAMEHGLKTVEVFVKGPGAGREAAIRSLQATGLEVTMIKDVTPVPHNGCRPPKRRRV, encoded by the coding sequence ATGGCAAAAGTAGCGAAAAGAAAAACGACTCGTAAAAAAAGAGAACGTAAAAATATTGAACGCGGTCAAGCGCATATTCAATCAACTTTTAACAACTCTATTGTTACGCTAACTGATACACAAGGCAACACAATCGCATGGGCTAGTGCAGGACAGTTGGGCTTTAAAGGATCAAGAAAGTCTACTCCATTTGCTGCACAAATGGCTGCTGAAACTGCAGCTAAGTCTGCTATGGAACATGGATTAAAAACAGTAGAAGTATTTGTTAAAGGACCAGGAGCAGGTAGAGAAGCTGCTATCCGTTCATTACAAGCAACAGGTCTTGAAGTTACTATGATTAAAGACGTAACTCCAGTACCTCATAATGGATGCAGACCACCAAAACGTAGAAGAGTATAA
- the rpmJ gene encoding 50S ribosomal protein L36, whose translation MKVRPSVKPICEKCKIIKRKGKVMVICENPKHKQKQG comes from the coding sequence ATGAAGGTTAGACCATCAGTTAAACCAATTTGCGAAAAATGCAAGATTATCAAAAGAAAAGGGAAAGTAATGGTAATCTGTGAAAATCCAAAACATAAGCAAAAACAAGGATAA
- a CDS encoding adenylate kinase produces the protein MRTILLGPPGAGKGTQASVIVNEFHVPHISTGDIFRYNIKQGTDLGKKAKIYMDQGLLVPDELVVAIVEDRLKQEDCKNGFLLDGFPRTVPQAEALDNALVKMDISLDRVINIEVDKDKLVRRAVGRRICKECGATYHLEFNPSSKGELCDQCGGKLYQREDDTEETVSKRIEVYLKETQPLIQYYQERDLLMVINGDQDIAIVSKEIVDALGRRS, from the coding sequence ATGAGAACAATTTTACTAGGACCACCAGGGGCCGGTAAAGGCACTCAAGCGTCGGTCATTGTAAATGAATTTCATGTACCCCACATTTCAACAGGGGATATTTTTAGATATAATATTAAGCAGGGAACCGACTTAGGAAAAAAAGCAAAAATTTACATGGATCAAGGTCTTTTAGTACCGGATGAACTTGTTGTAGCAATCGTAGAGGATCGTTTAAAACAAGAAGACTGCAAGAATGGGTTTTTATTAGACGGTTTTCCAAGGACAGTTCCTCAAGCAGAAGCTTTAGATAATGCATTAGTAAAAATGGATATTTCTTTAGATCGTGTTATCAATATAGAAGTAGATAAAGATAAACTTGTTAGAAGAGCAGTGGGGAGAAGAATCTGCAAAGAGTGTGGAGCTACTTATCACTTAGAGTTCAACCCTTCTTCAAAGGGTGAGCTATGTGACCAATGTGGTGGCAAGTTATATCAAAGAGAAGACGATACTGAGGAAACAGTTTCTAAAAGAATAGAAGTGTATCTTAAAGAAACTCAACCATTAATTCAATATTATCAAGAAAGAGACCTATTGATGGTAATCAATGGCGACCAAGATATAGCGATAGTTTCTAAAGAGATTGTTGATGCTTTGGGGAGAAGATCCTAA
- the infA gene encoding translation initiation factor IF-1: MSKQDVIEVEGIVKEALPNAMFIVHLENGHEILAHISGKLRMHFIKILPGDKVTVELSPYDLTRGRITWRKK; the protein is encoded by the coding sequence ATGTCTAAACAAGATGTAATTGAAGTAGAAGGTATAGTGAAAGAAGCTCTACCGAATGCTATGTTTATTGTACACCTTGAAAATGGTCATGAGATTCTAGCTCATATATCTGGAAAGTTAAGAATGCATTTTATCAAAATTTTACCAGGCGATAAAGTTACAGTAGAATTGTCTCCTTATGACTTAACTCGTGGTAGAATAACATGGCGGAAAAAGTAG
- a CDS encoding KOW domain-containing protein, with protein MEQGDINIGQVVKSTQGRDKGKFFIVLEKVDKEYVLIVDGDVRKTDKPKKKKLKHLVKLGIISAETKDRVINNKKVSNAFIRRELERLGVNA; from the coding sequence GTGGAGCAAGGCGATATAAATATAGGTCAAGTAGTAAAGTCCACTCAAGGAAGAGATAAAGGAAAATTCTTTATTGTTTTAGAAAAAGTTGATAAAGAATATGTCCTAATTGTAGACGGCGATGTTAGGAAAACAGATAAACCTAAGAAGAAAAAGTTGAAGCATCTGGTTAAGCTCGGTATTATATCTGCAGAGACGAAGGATCGGGTTATAAATAATAAAAAAGTAAGCAATGCTTTTATAAGAAGAGAGCTTGAAAGACTAGGTGTAAATGCCTAG
- the rpsD gene encoding 30S ribosomal protein S4 — translation MARYTEAVCRLCRREGLKLYLKGERCYTDKCAITRRNFAPGQHGQNKRKLSNYGMQLREKQKAKRFYGVLEAQFRNYFEIAEKQSGITGENLLRLLETRLDNVVYRLGLASSRPQARQLVTHGHFIINGKKLDVPSYIVKVGDVIQVSEVSKNSPHFKEVKEVFKGTVPHWLSADVDKLEGKIVSLPTREDIDIPIAENLIIELYSR, via the coding sequence ATGGCAAGATATACAGAGGCGGTATGTAGATTATGTCGTCGTGAAGGATTAAAACTGTATCTAAAAGGCGAAAGATGCTATACAGATAAATGTGCTATTACAAGAAGAAACTTTGCACCAGGTCAACATGGGCAAAACAAAAGAAAGCTTTCTAACTACGGTATGCAGTTAAGAGAGAAGCAAAAGGCAAAAAGATTCTATGGTGTATTAGAAGCTCAATTTAGAAATTACTTTGAAATTGCTGAAAAGCAATCAGGTATTACAGGTGAGAATCTGTTAAGACTACTAGAAACTAGATTAGATAATGTAGTTTATAGACTTGGCCTTGCTTCATCAAGACCGCAGGCAAGACAGTTAGTAACACACGGTCACTTTATCATTAATGGTAAAAAGCTAGATGTTCCTTCTTACATTGTAAAGGTTGGAGATGTGATTCAAGTAAGTGAAGTATCTAAAAATTCTCCTCACTTTAAAGAAGTTAAAGAAGTCTTTAAAGGAACAGTACCACATTGGTTAAGTGCTGATGTTGATAAATTAGAGGGAAAAATTGTTTCACTGCCTACAAGAGAAGACATAGACATACCAATTGCAGAAAACTTAATTATTGAGTTATATTCTAGATAA
- a CDS encoding DNA-directed RNA polymerase subunit alpha has translation MIEMEKPKVEVTELSEDFSYGKFVVEPLERGYGTTLGNSLRRIMLSSLPGAAVTSIKIDGVLHEFSTVPGVKEDVTEIILNLKSLSLKLHGEEPKTIRIEAEGEGVITAGDIIADADVEILNPDLYIATLDTDAKFMMEINVSKGRGYISAENNKTSGMPIGVLPVDSIFTPVKKVSYSVENTRVGQMTDYDKLIIEVFTDGSIKPDESISLAAKIMNEHLNLFITLTEHVNDVEIMVHKEEDKKEKMLEMTIEELDLSVRSYNCLKRAGINTVQELTMKSEEDMMKVRNLGKKSLEEVQKKLEELGLGLKPSDE, from the coding sequence ATGATAGAAATGGAAAAACCTAAAGTAGAAGTTACTGAGTTAAGCGAGGACTTTTCTTATGGTAAATTTGTGGTAGAGCCTCTAGAAAGAGGTTACGGTACAACATTAGGTAATTCCCTTAGAAGAATTATGTTATCATCTTTACCGGGAGCTGCTGTGACTTCTATTAAAATAGATGGTGTACTGCATGAATTTTCTACGGTTCCAGGTGTGAAGGAAGATGTAACAGAAATCATCTTAAATTTAAAGAGCTTATCTTTAAAGCTACACGGTGAAGAGCCTAAAACCATCAGGATCGAAGCTGAAGGTGAGGGCGTTATTACTGCTGGTGACATTATTGCAGACGCAGATGTAGAAATACTAAACCCTGATCTTTATATTGCAACATTGGATACAGATGCTAAGTTTATGATGGAAATCAATGTGTCTAAGGGAAGAGGATATATCTCTGCTGAAAACAATAAAACTTCAGGAATGCCCATAGGCGTTCTACCTGTTGATTCAATATTTACTCCTGTAAAGAAAGTAAGCTATTCTGTAGAAAATACCAGAGTAGGTCAAATGACTGACTACGATAAGTTGATTATCGAAGTATTTACAGATGGCAGTATTAAACCAGACGAGTCTATTTCGTTAGCTGCTAAAATCATGAATGAACATCTTAACCTATTTATTACTCTAACAGAGCATGTTAATGATGTTGAAATCATGGTGCACAAGGAAGAAGATAAGAAGGAAAAGATGCTTGAAATGACAATCGAGGAATTAGATTTATCTGTTCGATCCTATAATTGTCTAAAACGAGCTGGTATTAATACTGTCCAAGAGCTAACGATGAAATCAGAAGAAGATATGATGAAGGTTAGAAACCTAGGTAAGAAGTCTCTTGAAGAAGTACAGAAGAAATTAGAAGAATTAGGCTTAGGATTAAAACCTAGTGATGAGTAA